In Corylus avellana chromosome ca2, CavTom2PMs-1.0, the following proteins share a genomic window:
- the LOC132169450 gene encoding zinc finger BED domain-containing protein RICESLEEPER 2-like encodes MVDRKLTGGSGAAAVSAAACLVLVPVESWMGILDKKSSRPREDGSNSALETKKRLEFATVAVVLKLTRGSGAATVSAAACLVLVPVESWTVVVGGCTNRPSCRLENFSTVLLFYDFFGCGVEETKMTALDLTVMEMEIEYWAIKESSSTEFASCNSFHLLEVSDGAGAGAGAGAAGEGVSAVFQRKESLKKQKTLSLELSDVNDGLGTLTNFTFNEKKVRELAAHMVLLHEYLFHMMDHELFNKFMRACTPYWKKISRATIKSDCIATYNIEKKKLKTLLSGIDRVNITIDMWTSSQRVSYMVVTCHFVDSNWLLQKRILNFCNVPPPHSGVVIVEALRNSFIEWGILDKVFTIIVDNASANAAAIDILRDDSELRGNLPIGGLMFHVRCYAHITNLLVQARFSKIGDIIDSVRQGIKYIVASERRLNIFSDIAKRLDLGCNKLILDVPTRWNNTYLMLKFAIRLKEVFPGYHRVEHAFLWIVSPEQWDKVENVNQVLVVSNDVTNVVSGSDYPTSNLFLPEVWSMKEIVDIKAADVNDYIRLIAAKMSDKFDKYWGESNMVMALAAVLDPRYKMKLIRFCFPIIYPLDVCGDNIKAVLNTLKELFEVYVAAHNASIIQQQAAAEVSAATTTVASVTEVVLVVDHGLDNIENGEDSDANFDALGWWESNALKYRILSKMARDVLVVPISTVASESSFSAGGRVIEPHRASLSIDIVQMLLCDSWH; translated from the exons ATGGTCGATAGAAAACTCACCGGGGGCTCTGGGGCTGCCGCTGTCTCTGCTGCCGCCTGCCTGGTGCTGGTTCCGGTGGAGTCGTGGATGGGA ATTCTGGACAAGAAGAGCAGCAGACCAAGAGAAGATGGGTCTAATTCAGCTCTTGAAACCAAGAAAAGACTGGAATTTGCCACAGTCGCCGTGGTTCT AAAACTAACCAGGGGCTCTGGGGCTGCCACTGTCTCTGCTGCCGCCTGCCTGGTGCTGGTTCCGGTGGAGTCGTGGACAGTGGTTGTCGGTGGATGCACAAATCGCCCATCCTGTCGCTTGGAGAAT ttttcaacTGTTCTTCTGTTCTATGACTTTTTTGGTTGTGGTGTGGAAGAGACAAAGATGACTGCCCTTGATCTGACTGTTATGGAAATGGAAATCGAGTACTGGGCTATCAA GGAGTCTAGTAGCACTGAATTTGCAAGCTGCAACAGTTTTCATTTGCTTGAAGTTTCAg ATGGGGCTGGGGCTGGGGCTGGGGCTGGGGCTGCTGGGGAAGGTGTGTCAGCTGTCTTCCAAAGGAAGGAAAG CCTTAAGAAGCAAAAGACTTTGTCACTTGAACTTAGTGATGTCAATGATGGTTTAGGGACCTTGACAAACTTTACTTTCAATGAGAAGAAAGTTAGAGAACTTGCTGCCCATATGGTACTTCTACATGAATATCTGTTTCATATGATGGATCATGAACTTTTTAACAAGTTCATGAGGGCTTGCACACCATACTGGAAAAAAATTAGTCGTGCCACTATAAAAAGTGATTGCATTGCCACTTAtaacattgaaaagaaaaagttgaaaacacTTCTAAGTGGGATTGATAGGGTAAACATAACTATTGATATGTGGACCTCCTCCCAAAGGGTTTCATATATGGTGGTTACTTGCCATTTTGTGGATTCTAATTGGCTACTCCAAAagaggattttaaatttttgtaatgtaccTCCTCCACATTCGGGTGTTGTTATTGTTGAAGCTTTAAGAAACAGTTTTATTGAATGGGGCATTTTGGATAAAGTATTTACAATAATTGTTGATAATGCAAGTGCTAATGCTGCTGCCATTGACATTTTGAGAGATGATAGTGAGTTGAGGGGTAATTTGCCTATTGGGGGGCTTATGTTTCATGTTAGGTGCTATGCTCATATTACCAATTTGTTGGTGCAAGCAAGGTTTTCAAAAATAGGGGACATAATAGATTCTGTTAGGCAGGGGATTAAGTATATAGTGGCTTCTGAGAGGCGGTTGAATATATTTAGTGATATAGCAAAGCGGTTGGACTTGGGTTGTAATAAACTTATTTTAGATGTTCCTACCCGATGGAATAACACCTACTTGATGTTGAAGTTTGCAATTAGACTCAAGGAAGTGTTTCCTGGATACCATAGAGTAGAGCATGCTTTTCTGTGGATAGTAAGTCCTGAACAGTGGGATAAGGTTGAGAATGTGAACCAAGTTTTAGTTGTTTCCAATGATGTGACCAATGTTGTCTCTGGTAGTGACTACCCTACATCCAATTTGTTTCTACCCGAGGTGTGGAGTATGAAAGAAATTGTGGATATTAAGGCTGCGGATGTGAATGACTATATAAGATTAATAGCAGCTAAGATGAGtgataaatttgataagtattggggtgaATCTAATATGGTGATGGCCTTAGCTGCTGTGTTGGATCCTagatacaaaatgaagttgattAGGTTCTGTTTTCCTATCATTTATCCACTTGATGTTTGTGGTGATAACATAAAGGCTGTGCTGAATACTTTGAAAGAGTTGTTTGAGGTTTATGTTGCTGCCCATAATGCATCTATCATTCAACAACAAGCAGCTGCTGAAGTCAGTGCTGCTACTACTACAGTTGCCTCTGTTACAGAGGTAGTTCTGGTGGTAGATCACGGTTTAGACAACAT TGAGAATGGTGAAGATAGTGATGCAAACTTTGACGCTTTGGGATGGTGGGAATCCAATGCCTTAAAGTACCGCATCTTATCTAAGATGGCACGGGATGTATTGGTTGTTCCAATCAGTACAGTTGCTTCAGAATCATCTTTCAGTGCGGGTGGTAGAGTTATTGAACCTCATAGAGCATCATTATCAATTGATATTGTTCAGATGCTCCTATGTGATTCATGGCATTAA
- the LOC132171631 gene encoding uncharacterized protein LOC132171631 produces the protein MLPVPDKCPPRAVGSTRRSTPNWFLFFFFFFKIILCCLAATPTFPSHSRYLLHNSTCPDFAPNSTNMGSKTNSECLEKISKVASPRCAFELFDANFFNNKKILEIVKGAKEFNIPIIRANRKLVASVNGGLHNPSSLVFNIPEWDNEQPQRISKRFNYPSISGTKRPENEEDIAFMSVLELGELIKTKQITSEELTHIFLQRLKRYNNVLEAVVSYTEELAYKQAKEADKLLARGMYLGPLHGIPYGLKDIISVPKFKTTWGSKTFKDQVLDIEAWVYKRLKAAGAVLVAKLVSGSLAYDDIWYGGRTRNPWNIEEFSTGSSAGPAACTSAGMVPFAIGSETAGSITYPATRCGVTALRPTFGTVGRTGVMSISESLDKLGPFCRSATDCTIILDAIRGRDPDDPSSRDSPLNDPFLVDITKLTVGYLDDAEMEVVHVLASKGVNVLPFKLNYTVNSVQGILNFTMDVDMLAHFDEWQRSGQDNDYEAQDQWPIELRRARMIPAVDYVQAQRARGKLIREVRESFTVDAIIGNATDWEKVCMGNLVGMPVIVVPTGFKKIENPPSSTSRRRTTITTGIYAPPHHDHIALALAMAYQSVTDHHKQRPPINDLGPNDSI, from the exons ATGCTGCCGGTGCCGGACAAGTGTCCTCCCAGAGCAGTTGGCTCGACTCGTAGGTCCACCCCTAACtggtttctcttcttcttcttcttctttaagatTATACTTTGTTGCCTTGCTGCTACTCCAACCTTTCCATCTCATTCCCGGTACCTGCTCCATAACTCCACTTGCCCCGACTTTGCCCCAAATTCCACAAATATG GGCAGTAAGACCAACAGTGAATGTTTGGAAAAGATTAGTAAAGTTGCATCCCCTAGATGTGCATTTGAGTTATTTGATGCCAACTTCTTCAACAATAAAAAG ATTCTGGAGATAGTCAAGGGTGCAAAAGAGTTTAATATCCCTATAATCAGAGCCAATCGGAAATTAGTTGCTTCGGTTAATGGAGGACTTCATAATCCATCTTCTTTGGTGTTCAATATTCCTGAGTGGGACAATGAGCAACCACAACGAATAAGCAAAAGATTTAATTATCCCTCTATCTCTGGCACTAAGAGAccagaaaatgaagaagatattgCCTTCATGAGT GTTCTTGAATTGGGGGAACTGATTAAGACAAAACAAATTACTTCAGAGGAGCTTACTCATATTTTTTTGCAGAGGTTGAAAAG GTACAATAATGTTCTTGAAGCTGTGGTCTCGTATACTGAAGAACTTGCATACAAGCAAGCCAAGGAGGCTGATAAGTTGCTTGCTCGAGGGATGTATTTGG GTCCTCTCCATGGAATTCCTTACGGGTTGAAGGATATAATTTCAGTACCAAAGTTTAAAACAACTTGgggttcaaaaactttcaaagaTCAAGTTCTTGACATTGAAGCTTGGGTATACAAGAG GTTGAAAGCTGCAGGGGCGGTTCTTGTTGCAAAGCTTGTTTCTGGATCTCTGGCATATGATGACATCTGGTATGGTGGTAGGACAAGAAACCCATGGAACATAGAGGAATTTTCAACAGGTTCATCAGCCGGGCCTGCTGCATGCACCTCAGCTG GTATGGTTCCATTTGCAATTGGTTCAGAAACAGCTGGCTCTATAACCTATCCCGCTACTCGATGTGGTGTGACAGCATTACGCCCCACATTCGGAACTGTAGGCCGAACTGGTGTAATGAGCATATCTGAAAGCTTG GACAAACTTGGCCCATTCTGTAGAAGCGCCACAGATTGCACTATTATACTGGATGCTATTCGGGGTAGGGATCCAGATGATCCCTCGTCCAGAGACAGTCCTCTTAATGACCCATTCTTGGTTGACATCACCAAGCTTACCGTTGGATATCTTGATGATGCTGAGATGGAG GTTGTTCATGTTCTTGCATCAAAGGGTGTTAATGTGCTTCCCTTCAAACTGAATTATACAGTCAACTCTGTTCAAGGTATTCTGAATTTTACAATGGACGTTGATATGTTGGCTCACTTTGATGAGTGGCAGCGCTCAGGGCAGGACAATGATTATGAAGCTCAAGATCAATGGCCTATTGAGCTACGTCGTGCACGCATGATTCCAGCAGTTGACTACGTTCAG GCACAAAGAGCACGGGGGAAGTTAATCCGGGAAGTAAGAGAAAGTTTTACTGTTGATGCAATCATTGGCAATGCAACTGACTGGGAGAAAGTTTGCATGGGAAATCTCGTGGGTATGCCTGTAATTGTTGTTCCAACAGGATTTAAGAAGATTGAAAATCCACCTTCCAGCACCAGCCGACGGAGAACTACCATCACCACCGGCATATATGCACCTCCTCATCATGATCACATT GCACTAGCGTTAGCAATGGCATACCAATCAGTTACTGATCACCATAAACAACGCCCACCTATTAATGATCTTGGGCCAAACGACTCGATTTGA